From the Theobroma cacao cultivar B97-61/B2 chromosome 2, Criollo_cocoa_genome_V2, whole genome shotgun sequence genome, one window contains:
- the LOC18608936 gene encoding uncharacterized protein LOC18608936 isoform X1: MKLLGWMHRKFRQNSSEPLKDFAIGHSCNCLTGQSSLDDQQFYSKPNYGTKPFRQPQRDHLRKSFAGVEAARVEEDYEEESSSAISELFHGFLAIGTLGSDPNIPDPSTPTFAISVENITEKETEVTENELKLINDELEKVLGAEVKEEGCNDSSGRNSHVSTGRSSHGSTITLSGKPMEGPDTNGNGTIVCPLQGYLFGSAIELSETTTVAKKEHRTSLGELFQRTKITEENFGSKYDKEEKRPEKEGDKSAVHIMKKMLKKKMLNASRSSTAATGGNIDSASAETKLHKILHMFHRKVHPESSTATYKHDKPQKNENKKGILYDGGHENGGHTLEDEDIMLFPQRALSKNMRRYKSQSNPPQFTISCNDSNGNRECWIKTDADYLVLEL, from the exons ATGAAG TTACTAGGTTGGATGCACCGTAAGTTCCGCCAAAATAGCAGTGAACCACTCAAGGATTTTGCCATTG GGCATTCTTGTAATTGTCTTACAGGGCAGTCATCACTGGATGATCAACAATTCTACTCAAAGCCAAACTACGGTACCAAGCCATTTAGGCAACCACAAAGAGACCATCTTCGAAAGTCTTTTGCTGGTGTAGAAGCAGCTCGGGTAGAAGAAGACTATGAAGAAGAATCATCATCAGCAATATCTGAGCTATTCCACGGCTTTCTTGCCATTGGCACCCTTGGTTCTGACCCTAACATTCCTGATCCATCAACACCGACATTTGCTATCTCTGTAGAGAATATAACTGAAAAAGAAACTGAAGTAACAGAGAATGAGTTGAAGCTCATTAATGATGAGTTGGAGAAGGTTCTGGGAGCTGAAGTTAAAGAAGAAGGCTGCAATGACTCATCTGGAAGAAACAGTCATGTCAGCACTGGAAGAAGCAGTCATGGCAGCACAATTACGCTTAGTGGAAAGCCAATGGAAGGTCCAGATACCAATGGGAATGGTACTATAGTTTGTCCACTCCAAGGTTATCTTTTTGGCTCAGCAATTGAATTATCAGAAACAACTACAGTGGCAAAAAAGGAACACAGGACCTCACTGGGGGAGCTGTTTCAGAGGACTAAAATAACAGAGGAAAATTTTGGGAGTAAATATGACAAGGAGGAGAAGCGGCCAGAGAAGGAAGGAGATAAATCTGCGGTGCACATTATGAAAAAGATGCTGAAGAAAAAAATGCTTAATGCTTCAAGGAGCTCGACTGCAGCTACTGGCGGAAATATTGATTCTGCTTCAGCAGAAACAAAACTGCACAAG ATCTTACACATGTTCCACAGAAAAGTTCATCCTGAAAGCTCAACAGCCACATATAAGCATGACAAACCCCAAAAGAATGAGAACAAGAAAGGCATCTTGTATGATGGAGGACATGAGAATGGAGGTCATACGCTTGAAGACGAGGACATAATGTTATTTCCTCAGAGAGCCCTTTCAAAAAACATGCGACGCTACAAGAGCCAATCTAACCCACCTCAATTCACAATAAGCTGCAATGATTCAAATGGGAACAGGGAGTGCTGGATCAAAACAGATGCAGACT ACCTGGTGTTGGAGCTCTAA
- the LOC18608936 gene encoding uncharacterized protein LOC18608936 isoform X2, translating to MKLLGWMHRKFRQNSSEPLKDFAIGQSSLDDQQFYSKPNYGTKPFRQPQRDHLRKSFAGVEAARVEEDYEEESSSAISELFHGFLAIGTLGSDPNIPDPSTPTFAISVENITEKETEVTENELKLINDELEKVLGAEVKEEGCNDSSGRNSHVSTGRSSHGSTITLSGKPMEGPDTNGNGTIVCPLQGYLFGSAIELSETTTVAKKEHRTSLGELFQRTKITEENFGSKYDKEEKRPEKEGDKSAVHIMKKMLKKKMLNASRSSTAATGGNIDSASAETKLHKILHMFHRKVHPESSTATYKHDKPQKNENKKGILYDGGHENGGHTLEDEDIMLFPQRALSKNMRRYKSQSNPPQFTISCNDSNGNRECWIKTDADYLVLEL from the exons ATGAAG TTACTAGGTTGGATGCACCGTAAGTTCCGCCAAAATAGCAGTGAACCACTCAAGGATTTTGCCATTG GGCAGTCATCACTGGATGATCAACAATTCTACTCAAAGCCAAACTACGGTACCAAGCCATTTAGGCAACCACAAAGAGACCATCTTCGAAAGTCTTTTGCTGGTGTAGAAGCAGCTCGGGTAGAAGAAGACTATGAAGAAGAATCATCATCAGCAATATCTGAGCTATTCCACGGCTTTCTTGCCATTGGCACCCTTGGTTCTGACCCTAACATTCCTGATCCATCAACACCGACATTTGCTATCTCTGTAGAGAATATAACTGAAAAAGAAACTGAAGTAACAGAGAATGAGTTGAAGCTCATTAATGATGAGTTGGAGAAGGTTCTGGGAGCTGAAGTTAAAGAAGAAGGCTGCAATGACTCATCTGGAAGAAACAGTCATGTCAGCACTGGAAGAAGCAGTCATGGCAGCACAATTACGCTTAGTGGAAAGCCAATGGAAGGTCCAGATACCAATGGGAATGGTACTATAGTTTGTCCACTCCAAGGTTATCTTTTTGGCTCAGCAATTGAATTATCAGAAACAACTACAGTGGCAAAAAAGGAACACAGGACCTCACTGGGGGAGCTGTTTCAGAGGACTAAAATAACAGAGGAAAATTTTGGGAGTAAATATGACAAGGAGGAGAAGCGGCCAGAGAAGGAAGGAGATAAATCTGCGGTGCACATTATGAAAAAGATGCTGAAGAAAAAAATGCTTAATGCTTCAAGGAGCTCGACTGCAGCTACTGGCGGAAATATTGATTCTGCTTCAGCAGAAACAAAACTGCACAAG ATCTTACACATGTTCCACAGAAAAGTTCATCCTGAAAGCTCAACAGCCACATATAAGCATGACAAACCCCAAAAGAATGAGAACAAGAAAGGCATCTTGTATGATGGAGGACATGAGAATGGAGGTCATACGCTTGAAGACGAGGACATAATGTTATTTCCTCAGAGAGCCCTTTCAAAAAACATGCGACGCTACAAGAGCCAATCTAACCCACCTCAATTCACAATAAGCTGCAATGATTCAAATGGGAACAGGGAGTGCTGGATCAAAACAGATGCAGACT ACCTGGTGTTGGAGCTCTAA